The following are from one region of the Salminus brasiliensis chromosome 14, fSalBra1.hap2, whole genome shotgun sequence genome:
- the slc2a5 gene encoding solute carrier family 2, facilitated glucose transporter member 5, protein MEKDIFVGKQEERKGRLTVVLALATLISAFGSSFQYGYNVAVVNSPAPDMQRFYGSVYESRNSTLTDSVQTLLWSLTVSMYPLGGFFGSLMVAPLVNSFGRRGTLLFNNIFSIVPAIMMGISEVVNSFEIIIVARFIIGICAGLSSNVVPMYLGELAPKNLRGAIGIVPQLFITVGILTAQVFGIRNILGNAEGWPIMVGLTGIPALLELLLLPFFPESPRYMLIQKGDEKNARKALQRLRGWQDVGGELQEMRAEEQSERAEGQLSVLKLLTLRSLRWQLLSIIIMNMGQQLSGVNAIYYYADSIFGSAGVNDNDVQYVTVGTGTVNVLMTFSAVFIVEASGRKLLLLIGFGICCVACVILTVALSLQDTLHWMPYVSIACVIIYVIGHAIGPSPIPTVITTEIFRQSSRPAAFMVAGSVHWLSNFTVGLVFPFMEKGLGAYSFIIFAFICLVTLIYIWVVIPETKNTTFLEISKLFAKRNGVEIMVESDESKMKEAEVRDDKQDAITTF, encoded by the exons ATGGAGAAAGACATCTTTGTGGGAAAACAAGAGGAAAGGAAGGGG AGGTTGACCGTGGTCTTGGCCTTGGCTACCCTGATTTCTGCGTTTGGCTCATCTTTTCAGTATGGCTACAACGTGGCTGTGGTCAACTCTCCAGCCCCG GACATGCAGAGGTTCTATGGCAGTGTGTATGAGAGCCGTAATTCCACACTTACAGACAGTGTTCAAACTCTGCTGTGGTCCCTCACCGTGTCCATGTACCCACTGGGTGGGTTCTTTGGCTCTCTCATGGTGGCTCCGCTGGTAAACAGCTTTGGAAG GAGAGGCACCCTCTTGTTCAACAATATCTTCTCTATTGTCCCTGCTATAATGATGGGCATCAGTGAGGTGGTGAACTCATTCGAGATCATTATCGTTGCTCGCTTCATAATAGGCATCTGTGCTG GTCTTTCGTCTAACGTGGTGCCGATGTATTTGGGAGAGCTGGCTCCTAAGAATCTGAGAGGAGCCATTGGAATTGTGCCTCAGCTCTTCATCACTGTAGGCATCCTCACAGCTCAGGTGTTTGGGATCCGGAACATTCTGGGCAATGCCGAGG GCTGGCCCATCATGGTGGGTCTTACTGGCATTCCTGCTCTACTGGAGCTGCTCCTCCTGCCCTTCTTCCCCGAGAGCCCCCGCTACATGCTCATCCAGAAAGGTGATGAGAAAAATGCCAGGAAAG CACTGCAGCGTCTGCGGGGCTGGCAGGACGTGGGCGGGGAGCTGCAAGAGATGCGGGCGGAAGAGCAGTCGGAGCGGGCCGAGGGCCAGCTGTCCGTGCTCAAGCTCCTCACCTTACGCTCCCTGCGCTGGCAGCTGCTGTCCATTATCATTATGAACATGGGCCAGCAACTATCAGGAGTTAACGCC ATCTATTACTATGCAGACAGCATTTTTGGTTCAGCAGGAGTGAATGACAATGACGTCCAGTATGTGACTGTGGGAACGGGCACTGTGAACGTCCTCATGACCTTCTCTGCA GTGTTCATAGTGGAGGCCTCAGGcaggaagctgctgctgctgattggGTTCGGGATCTGTTGTGTGGCCTGCGTGATCCTCACCGTAGCCCTCAGCCTGCAG GACACTCTACACTGGATGCCCTATGTCAGCATCGCCTGCGTCATCATTTATGTCATTGGACACGCCATAGGCCCGA GTCCAATTCCCACTGTGATCACCACCGAGATCTTCAGGCAGTCCTCCCGGCCAGCTGCCTTCATGGTGGCAGGCTCTGTCCACTGGCTTTCCAACTTTACCGTGGGCCTGGTCTTCCCTTTCATGGAG AAAGGACTCGGGGCCTACAGTTTCATCATCTTTGCTTTCATCTGCCTCGTCACACTCATCTACATCTGGGTGGTCATTCCAGAAACTAAGAACACCACCTTCCTGGAGATCAGCAAGCTGTTCGCTAAGAGGAATGGGGTGGAGATTATGGTGGAGTCTGATGAGAGTAAGATGAAAGAAGCTGAAGTGAGAGATGACAAGCAGGATGCAATTACAACCTTCTGA
- the gpr157 gene encoding G-protein coupled receptor 157 isoform X2 has protein sequence MAVGNQTVVTEVYVYEQVVILLSCVLSFLGSLLIICTYATWGDLRTTPRKLLVFLSVADLLSALSYFYGVLRVFTSNTKDCIAQGAISTFANTSSFFWTVAIAIYLYIFIVKSSQRLADSLVLYFHLISWGVPLAITVAALALQKIGYDASEVSVGWCWVSIQQDDHVLWMLLTGKIWEFLAYVMLPILYILIKSHIHKAGIGNTFQGAANCIMFVLCTRPVRARLLGVLCCRGPGTQSGSDTLSQRTAQTHTDEPSSPRTWEEEEVEEEG, from the exons ATGGCGGTTGGGAACCAGACTGTAGTGACAGAGGTCTATGTTTACGAGCAGGTCGTGATTCTGTTGTCCTGTGTGTTGTCGTTTTTAGGGTCTCTCCTGATTATATGCACCTACGCCACATGGGGGGACCTCAGAACAACCCCCAGGAAACTCCTGGTGTTCCTCTCTGTGGCCGACCTGCTGTCTGCTCTTTCCTACTTTTATGGAGTTCTGAGGGTTTTCACCTCCAACACTAAGGACTGCATTGCGCAAGGAGCGATATCCACTTTTGCTAACACCAGTTCCTTCTTCTGGACTGTGGCCATTGCCATTTACTTGTACATTTTCATCGTCAAGTCCAGTCAGAGGCTGGCTGACAGCCTGGTGTTATACTTTCACCTCATCAG TTGGGGTGTTCCTCTGGCCATCACAGTAGCAGCTCTGGCCCTGCAGAAGATTGGCTACGATGCGTCTGAGGTTTCTGTAGGCTGGTGCTGGGTGAGCATTCAGCAAGATGATCACGTGCTGTGGATGTTGCTGACAGGAAAGATATGGGAGTTCCTTGCTTATGTCATGCTGCCCATCCTGTATATTCTCATCAAAAGCCACATCCACAAAGCA GGAATCGGGAACACTTTTCAGGGAGCAGCGAACTGCATCATGTTTGTGCTGTGCACTCGGCCGGTGCGCGCAAGACTCCTCGGCGTGCTCTGCTGCCGAGGACCCGGAACCCAGAGCGGCTCGGACACACTGTCCCAGCGcacagctcaaacacacacgGACGAGCCCAGCAGCCCCCGCACCTGGGAGGAAGAAGAGGTCGAAGAGGAGGGTTaa
- the gpr157 gene encoding G-protein coupled receptor 157 isoform X1 translates to MAVGNQTVVTEVYVYEQVVILLSCVLSFLGSLLIICTYATWGDLRTTPRKLLVFLSVADLLSALSYFYGVLRVFTSNTKDCIAQGAISTFANTSSFFWTVAIAIYLYIFIVKSSQRLADSLVLYFHLISWGVPLAITVAALALQKIGYDASEVSVGWCWVSIQQDDHVLWMLLTGKIWEFLAYVMLPILYILIKSHIHKAHAALSEYRPILATSPTSQSLSSMADRKLTLIPIIFIALRMWSTVRFLLMLTGSPARQNPVLVMLHGIGNTFQGAANCIMFVLCTRPVRARLLGVLCCRGPGTQSGSDTLSQRTAQTHTDEPSSPRTWEEEEVEEEG, encoded by the exons ATGGCGGTTGGGAACCAGACTGTAGTGACAGAGGTCTATGTTTACGAGCAGGTCGTGATTCTGTTGTCCTGTGTGTTGTCGTTTTTAGGGTCTCTCCTGATTATATGCACCTACGCCACATGGGGGGACCTCAGAACAACCCCCAGGAAACTCCTGGTGTTCCTCTCTGTGGCCGACCTGCTGTCTGCTCTTTCCTACTTTTATGGAGTTCTGAGGGTTTTCACCTCCAACACTAAGGACTGCATTGCGCAAGGAGCGATATCCACTTTTGCTAACACCAGTTCCTTCTTCTGGACTGTGGCCATTGCCATTTACTTGTACATTTTCATCGTCAAGTCCAGTCAGAGGCTGGCTGACAGCCTGGTGTTATACTTTCACCTCATCAG TTGGGGTGTTCCTCTGGCCATCACAGTAGCAGCTCTGGCCCTGCAGAAGATTGGCTACGATGCGTCTGAGGTTTCTGTAGGCTGGTGCTGGGTGAGCATTCAGCAAGATGATCACGTGCTGTGGATGTTGCTGACAGGAAAGATATGGGAGTTCCTTGCTTATGTCATGCTGCCCATCCTGTATATTCTCATCAAAAGCCACATCCACAAAGCA CATGCTGCCCTTTCAGAGTACCGGCCCATCCTGGCCACTAGCCCTACATCCCAATCGCTGTCCTCCATGGCGGACAGAAAGCTCACCCTCATTCCCATCATCTTCATCGCCTTGCGCATGTGGAGCACAGTCCGCTTCCTGCTCATGCTCACCGGCTCACCTGCCAGACAGAACCCGGTATTGGTTATGTTACAT GGAATCGGGAACACTTTTCAGGGAGCAGCGAACTGCATCATGTTTGTGCTGTGCACTCGGCCGGTGCGCGCAAGACTCCTCGGCGTGCTCTGCTGCCGAGGACCCGGAACCCAGAGCGGCTCGGACACACTGTCCCAGCGcacagctcaaacacacacgGACGAGCCCAGCAGCCCCCGCACCTGGGAGGAAGAAGAGGTCGAAGAGGAGGGTTaa